The Brumimicrobium sp. genomic interval TCTAAATGGGTATATATCTCCGTTGTTGTAATCGATTCGTGACCCAACATTTCTTGAATTGCACGCAGGTTCGCACCTCCCTCAATCAAATGAGTCGCAAAGGAATGGCGAAAAGTGTGGGGACTAATATTTTTCTTTAAACCAATTTGTGCAGCTAAATCTTTAATAATTGTAAAAATCATCACACGGGTCAGCTTCTTTCCTCTACGATTCAAAAATACAAAATCTTCATTCCCCTTCTGAATAGTCATGAAATTGCGTGTTCCCTTCACATACAAAGTAATTTCCTTCTCTACGGATTCACTTACAGGGACTAATCTTTCTTTATTCCCTTTTCCTATCACTCGTATAAAACCTTTATCAAAAAATATAGATGAAAATTTTAAATCAATTAATTCACTCACACGTAAACCACAACTATAAAGGGTTTCCAGAATGGCTTTATTACGATGACCTTCTGGTTTACTCAAATCAATTGCTGATTGCAATGAATCTATTTCTTCAATGGTTAAATAAACTGGTAATTTCCTTCCAATTTTAGGTAATTCCAATAAGGCACTTGGATCATCCTTTAAAGCATCTTCAAGAATTAGAAAATCAAAAAACTGTTTTATTCCGCTAATTACACGCGCTTGTGAACGTGCTGACAAACCCAAATCAAATAAATCAGCTACAAAGTTTTTCAAAATAGCCAAATCAACTTGTAGAGGAGAAATAGAACGGGCCTCACAATAAGTGATTAATTTATCCAAATCATTCTGATAGGCAAGAATTGTATTTTCTGACATACCTCGTTCAATATGAAGATAATTTACAAAACCCCTAAAATATGTTTGCCATTGATTCATACATTCAAAGTAAGTTAATCTTCAAAAATAGCTGTTTTTTCATGGATATTTTGTAATATCGTAATCAAAATAACAGAAATATGCATCTTCATATTATTAATGGGCCGAATTTAAATCTTTTAGGAACTCGAAATCCAGAACAATATGGTACTATGAGCTTTGAGGATTTTCTAGATTCCTTAAATTATGAAGATATAAAAATCACCTATTTTCAAAGTAATATTGAAGGAGAAATCATTAATGAACTTCACACCTCAAAAGCTAATGGAATTATCTTAAATGCAGGTGGATACACACATACTTCTGTTGCCATTCGTGATGCAGTTGAAGCGATTACAATCCCCGTAGTTGAAGTCCATATTTCCAATATAACTAAGAGAGAGCGTTTTCGTCATGAAAGCTTAATTTCTCCAGTTGCCATAGGTTGCATCTTTGGATTCGGGATTAAAGGGTATCAATTAGCAATTGAATATTTTCAAAGACATCTATAGAAAAACTAGCCCATTTTATTTCAATTTTAATAAATAAAGTGTATATTTACCGTGCTCTTTCATCTGAAAACAGAGCTAATGTGCTATACTATAAAAACTTACGATTATGAAACTAAAACTATTTACTTTACTAAATACACTATTTTTTATATTTTTAGCTGAAACCAGTTTTTCTCAAACAACAGAAACATTTACCACAATAGGAACAACGACTTGGACAGTACCGCCATGTGTTACCGAGATTACTGTTAAAGTATGGGGAGCTGGAGGAGGTGGTGGTGGGACATCTTCTCATCAAACAGGCTCTGGAGATCCGTATGAAGCTTGCACCGGCGGTGGTGGCGGTGGTGGCGGTGGCTATGCCCAAAGAACCTATAATGTTACGCCAGGAGATGTATACTCAATCGTAGTTGGAGCTGGAGGAACAATAGGAATCGGAACAAATAATAATGGCCCTGCTGGAAACGGAGGAACAGGAGGAACTAGTACATTTTCGGGTCCCGCAACAGCAATTCCTGGAGTTCTAACTGCTACTGGTGGAACGGGTGGCGGTGGTGCCACCGCTGACAATACAGGAGGAAATGGCCATATTGGTGATAATGGAGCTGGTGGAGCAGGTGGTGTGGGCTCAAATGGAAGCTTGAATGCAAGTGGTGGAAGTGGATCTGGCGGATCAAATTCTGGATCTTGCCATGACTTAAGTGGAGCTGGAGGAGCAGCAGGAAGCTCAGGCGGAAATGGTGCTAATGGTCAATTCATAGGTCCATGTCCTCATACATCAGCTATGGCTGGAGGCGCTGGAAACAACGGCGGAGGAAGTGGTGGTAATGGTATCCAAGGAAATATTAATGCTAGTCGACACGTTGTAAATGGGAATGCAGGTTCAAATTATGGCGGTGGTGGTGGCGGTGGAAATATCCACCTCAATAGCTGGCCTAACAGTTGGCAAAGATCAAATGGAGGTGCGGGAGCACAAGGTGTAGTTATCATCGAATATACCGATAACAAACCAGCTCCACCCATTGTAACTTCTAGTCCAGCAACTTGTACAAAAGATGGATCCTCAACTATTGTAGGATATACAGGAAATCCAGGTGATTACACTTTCAATCCTGCAGCAACTATAGGTACCGGTGGAGTTGTTATTGGAACAGCAGGAACTACTTACACGGTTACATACACATCAAGCCCTGGTTGTTCTTCTGACCCAACTACATTTACAATACCTGCTCAATTACCCATTCCAACAGACCCAACTATCAATGTTGCTGCTCCGACTTGTTCTTCTAATGGAACTGCAACTATTGCTGGATATTCAGGAAATCCATCCAACTACACCATTACACCATCTGCTGGGGTATCCATAGGTGCCGGTGGAGTAATAAACGGATTAACTCCTGGTACATCATATACCATTTCTGCGACAAATGGATCTTGTAGCTCAGGAGATGTATCATTTATAGTTGATCCTAAATATGATGCTCCGGATGTACCAACTGTCCAAATTACAGACTCAGACTGTGATAATGATGGTAGTGGGCGTTTAACAAATCATTCAGGAAGTAATACTTATACATTCAATCCAAACCACACGATAACATTCGGCATTAATGGGGAAATTAATGGTGCGACACCTGGAACCTCATACACAATAACTGCGACCAACTCAAACGGTTGTACTTCTAGTAGCAGTTTTACAATTCCAACAAAAAAACCTACCCCTCCTGCCCCTGTTATTTCTATTACAGCTGCAGATTGTGGAACTCCAGGTTCTGCTCAGATTACAAACTATAGTGGTAGTAATTCTTATAGTTTCAATCCTGGTGGCCCATCTATTGCTTTTGGACTTGGATCTACACGCAATATAAACAGTGCAACTCCAGGTACTTTATATACAATTATTGCTACAAGAGATGGATGTTCATCTTCTTCAACTTTTACAGTACCTCCAGCTAAAACTGTACCTGTTAGTCCTAATCCTGTAATTACTGCTCCTACTTGTAGCAGCAATGGAACAGGATACATTCAAAATTATAGTACGGGTGTAACATACGTAGTCAATCCTTCTACTGCAAGTATTGACATAGCAGGAAATATAATTAATGCTACATACGGACAATCTTATACAGTTACAGCTGTCGATAACGGCTCAGGCTGTCCATCTACACCTGCCACATTTACAATTAATGGTCAACTTGATAACCCTACAGTGACTTTATCTGCTGAAAACAATGAAATATGTAATGGATCCTCTGTCTTATTAACTGCTGGAGGTAGTGCAACTTCTTTTACATGGACCCCTGGAGGATCAACCGGATCAACTTTAAGTGTGTCTCCTACATCTAATACGACATATTCAGTTACAGGCTCTCTATCCAATGGATGTTCAGATACAAAATATGTTACCATTACTGTAAACCCAACGCCAGTAATCAATGGTACACCAAATATATCTCCTGCTGATTGTAATGCTAGTAACGGTTCTATTACTGGGCTATCCGCAAGTGGAGGTACTCCTGGCTACACATACTCTTGGATTGATGGAGGAGGGACCCCTTCTGGTTCTAATGCAAATTTAACAAATGTACCTGCAGGAGCTTATACTTTAACTATTACAGATAGTAAAGGATGTACAGATGTCATAGGGCCAATTAACATTACTAATCCTAATGCACCAAATGATCCAAATGTTAGCACTATTTCAGCAGATTGTGACAACAATGGAACAGCAACAATAAGCAACTATGATCCAAATAACACTTATACATTCTCTGATCCTAATATCACAGTTAATAGTAGTGGAGTTATATCAGGATATAGCTATGAAACAAATTACTCTGTTACTGCAACTTTTGCTGGATGTACATCTGGCACTGAGTTTTTCCTAGTAGAGGAACAGTTAGCAAACCCAATTGTTACTATTACCGCTTCAGAATCAGAAATATGTGAAGGCACACAAGTTACGTTAACAGCAAGTGGCGCTGATTCCTATTCGTGGGATACTGGTTCTTCTGATCTTTCTATTACTGTTAACCCAAGTACTACCACAACTTACAATCTTACAGGTACATTAAGCAATACATGTACAGATAACACTTCCATTACTATCACAGTAAATCCGAATCCTTCCATTACAGGTACGGCTATAAGCTTAGACTCTGACTGTGATATTGACAATGGTAGTATTAGTGGTCTTGCCAGCTCTGGTGGTACAGGTTCACTCTCATATTCTTGGGAAAATACAAGTGGAACTGTTGTGGGTACTTCTGCTGATTTAAATGGAGTACCTGCAGGAAATTATACCTTAACTGTTACTGACAGTAAAGGCTGTTCAGATACGTATGGACCTGTTACGATCATAAATCCAAATGCACCGGATGAACCTATAATTGATATTTCAAGTGCAACTTGTGATAATGATGGGTCAGCTACTATTGATAATTATGATGCAAATAATACCTATTCATTCTCAGATCCTTCTGTAACAATAGATGCTTCTGGTGCAATCTCAGGAATTACTGCCGGAACAACATATACAGTAACATCTACTGAATCAGGTTGTACTTCAACAATAGCAACATTCTCTATTGATGCTCAATATCCACATCCAACAGTAAATCTAACAGCTGATATAACTGAGATTTGCTTAGGAGAAGATGTAACATTAACTGCAAGTGGTGCCGATGATTATTCATGGAACGAAGGACTAAATGACGATGAATCTCACATTGTTTCACCTACGGGTAATACAACTTATACCGTAACAGGTACTGAAAACATAAATGGTTGTTCAAGTGATGCTTCCATAACTATCATCATTAAACCTGAACCAAGTATAGAAGCTTGGGCTTCATCAATTGAGGTTTGTGAAGGTGATGCAATTCATTTATTTGCTGATACAATTAACCCTAGTTCAGATGTTACATATTCTTGGACAGGACCTAATGGATTTACAAGTACAGACCAGAATCCAACTATAACTCCATCAGAAAATGATAATGATGGAACATATTATATTACCGGAACTGCAACTAATGGATGCGGGATTGCTATTGATAGTGTAACTATAATTGTTCATCCTGTACCAAATTCAGGAAGCTTAACTGAATCAGAAATCAACTCTTGTGCTGGATCTGATTTAACGCTAACAATCACAAATCCTGATGCAGGAACTAACTATGTTTGGTCGTACGATGGTGATATTATCGGTAGTGGTAATAGTTATGATATATCTTCTCCTGGAACATCAAACAGTGGTACATATACTGTATACGCAGAAAACGAATTTGGTTGTCATGGTCTTGTAGAAACTATTGAGGTAGAAATCACAGTTTGTGATCTCGAAATCGTTGAGGCTTTCTCACCAAATGGCGATGGAGTAAACGAATATTTCACCATTAGCAATTTAGAAGCTTATCCTAATACAGAAATTTGGATTTATACTCGTTGGGGATTAGAAGTTTATCACAGTGAAGATTATAAAAATGACTGGGATGGAAAATCTCAAAATAGCTTGAATTTGGGAGACGATATACTACCTGAAGGAACCTATTACTACCTGATTAAGTTAGGTGGTGAAGAGAATACTCCTAAATCAGGTGAAGAAATCAAAGGTTTTGTTTATTTGAAACGATAATAATAAATTATTAAAAGAAAAAGAGGCTGCTCAAATTTAGTTTAGAGACAGCCTCTTTTTTATTTCTTCTCTTTCTTCTTAGGAACAGGATCATAACCCGATCCTCCCCAAGGGTGACAAGAACTGATTCGTTTAATGGCTAACCAACTCCCCTTTATTATCCCCCATTCTTTAAGCGCATCTATTGCATAGTGAGAACAAGTGGGATTATATCTACAATTTGCAGGGAGCAAAGGACTAATTACCCATTGATATAACTTTATCAATATTAAAAAGGGAACTATTAAAATCTTTCGAAGGATTTTCATAAAACAAAAGTAATAAGTAAATTATTCTTTTCCTATGAGTAGAAGCAGCTTATCAGTAGTTATAAAATCAATTCCCATTGCTGATAACTTCTGTGCAATTTCTAGATCATTCACTGTCCATGCATTTGTAATCAACTGATGCTTTTTTGCCTCAAGTAATAATTCAGGAGCATTCATATAATCAACGTACTCAACATCCAACCCGTTTATTCCTTCCTGTAATAGAACATCAACCGTAGCATCTGAACCTAAATATAAACATGGTAAAACAGTATGTTTTTGCAATTCTTTTAAAATAAGTAAATCGAAACTTATAAAATAGATATTAGTGAGTCTATCCCCTATAGTTTGAATCACTTTCTGAACAAATTTTACTTTTTGTTTATCATTTAACCCAGATGGCTTTAGTTCTATCCATAGAGATTTCTCTCCTTCCCAATATTTCATTATCTTCTTAAAAGACAATACAGATTCCTTAGTCAACACCTGTAAACCTTTTAATTGCAGATAATGCTTCTGATAAATCATACGCCCTCGATATTCATCATCATGATGGACGATTATTTTTCCATCCTTAGTATATTGCAAATCAAATTCTATTCCTCCAATAGGTAACTCCTGAGCCTTCAAGAATGCTTGAATAGAATTCTGAGGAAGATTAAAATCCTTCCATGCACCTCGATGTGCTACAATCTTCTCTGGCTCTATCATAGAATAAAGGTAAGGACTTTGTCAATACAAAGTCAAAATCATGTTACTTTTTAAAAAGTTAGGACAAAAAAATAAGTGGCTATCAAGAGATAACCACTTATTCCAGTAAGTTAATCGTTTTATTTAATAAACTCTTTATATATGTTTATCCATTTATTTCCAAGCATTAACTCTCCACTAATTCTTCCTCCATCACGCTCATCAAATAGAATAAAACTTTGTGTATCCAATTTTTTATCTCTAGGATAAAAGCAAATTTCAAGCAAACTAGTTGACAGTTCTTCACCTGTTTTAGAGTTATCTCTAATCACATTACAAGAAGAAAAATCCCTCAGCTTAACATGCGATGTTTTCACTTCATTTCCTTGCTTTAATCCCCAAAAGGCAATATGATTTCCCTCATCTATTCCCAAGATAAGGGTATTATCCACCTCCCATCTATCTAGACTAAATCCGTTATCAATTGCATGTTTCTTTAAATTATTAATTAACTCATTTTGTTTTCTTTTATTCTTAATATAAGCATAAACAAAAGGTGATATTAATGCTATCACTGATAGCACTGAAACTACCGTATTTCCAATATTCATTTTAATTATTTTAATCGATTATTTAATGATTTCTATAGTTTAGACCATAGAAAAATACCTTGATTAATGCAAAGCACAATCAAATCACATATAAATAATGAATTTTACCAGAAATAATGAAATGGAAAAATAATATCCTGTATAGGTAGGGAAAGCTCTATTATTTGAGATTCCCTAACATAATTAGTCAGTAATTGATGAAATATCTGTCCAAGGAAAACGGAAACTGTAGCCGCATTATCAAGATCCTTCTCAGTTTTTGGAAGCATTTGTGAGATGGAAACATTTTCATGACTAGTGTTTATTGTTTGTGGAAAAATTAATTTAGAAATCTCTCCTAAATATATTTGCTGAGAATGATGTTGTTGTACAAATTCATTGGAAACCTGTACTCCAGACGTCCCCATAATAGAGACTCCATAAAAAAAAATTGAAATGACTATAACTGTTAGTTTAGTCATTTCAATTCTTCTAATTTTTCTTTGCTTATCTTCCATTACCAATCAATGAAAAGGAAAGTATTATTTAACAAGTATCAGCTTCTTAGTCACAAGTCCTTTATCAGTATATATCTTCACGAAATATGTACCGTTAGACAATGAGGAAGCATTCATATGATAAGTGTTTTCGCTGAAACTAGTTTTCAATTGAATAATATTTCCTAATATATCCATAAAGACAACTCTTTCAGCAACTACATTTAATCCTAAAGTTATCTTAAAATCAGATTTAACTGGATTTGGATATACTTGGATTAAGTTCTCTAACGCTTGTGTACTTAAGCCAGCTTCAACTGTATTTACAGACTTAGAAAGCACTTTATTTCCACAATTATTTTCTAAGATACAAAGAACGTTGTAAGTACCATTATTAGCATAAGTATGAGTAACTGTTGCTCCCGTACCATTTGTCCCATCTCCAAAATTCCAGGAGTAAGTACCTACATCAGTTGCCCCATTTACTGAAAACTCATACTCCAAATTACCTAGAGAATTTACATTTATATCAACCGCATTTGGAACATTCTGTACACTAACATTAATTGAGCCATCAGTCTCACAAGCACCACCTGTAACATGAACGGTATAAAGACCTGGTGTTGTTACACTAATCGTAGAGGTTGTTGCTCCAGTACTCCATAAATAAGAAGTTGAACCAGGAATAGCTGCATTTAAAATAATGGCAGCATTTGAACAGATAACTGTATCTGCGCCTAAATTAACAATAAAATTATCACAATTTGTAGCCCCAGGCTCTGATATTGTAATTGTGTAATCATGTACCTCTCCTGATATACCTGTCATAGGATCTACTGCAAAGTCTGGACAAGAAACTACATTGTCCGAACCTGGAGGCATCCCCATAACACTAATTCCTAATCCAACAACAACTCGCATTCTATGATTACCTGTTGCAGCAGCAGCTGGGATAGAAATTGTAAAAGTAGTATTGCTGGTTTGAATAAAACCTGGAGTCTCTCCTACTTTATCCGCAACATCAAAAATGCCATCATCACCAAAATCAATCCATACCACTCCTACTACTCCTGCTTCATATATTGGAAAATCAGGGTCTGCTTCAGGTGCCTTATCCGTAGAGACAGTCACAGTATAATTCGCACCTTGATACAATTGAATTGGCGCTAAACTCGTCCTATCATCATAACCTCCACTAAAACATCCCGTATTCTGATCGTCTATCTGAGTTCCATTTTCACCAACTAAAGTAAAGGTATTTATGTCAGATCCATCTGAACAACCATCAAAATAACTAGGTACACAATAGGTCTGCGCATTTAAATAACTAAATGAAACAAAAATTCCTGTTAAAATTAAAAGTAAATTAAATTTCATATTATTATTAAACATATATGTTAAATACAAATATAAATAAAATAATTCTAGTCACACTCTCGGATATACAAATAAAACTAAGAATACAAAACACCAATTTTATGTCATAATGTCGTGTATTTTAATTAGGCTAAGTCAATTTGTCGTGAAAAATGATGTTTTTTGATTTGGTTAAAAAATTGATTTACGGAGAACAGTAAAATTTAAAAAGAAATGGATACAAATCAATGGACAACAAAGACACAAATGGCAGTAATGGAAGCCCAGAAAATTGCCACCGAAAATAGTCAACAGGCTATCGAAACGGGACACGTGTTGCGTGGAATGATAACCGTTGATGATAGCGTTATACCTTTTATTTTCCAAGAGGTTAAAAAGGATTTAAACACATTTACCAAAACGTTAAATGCTATTATTCAATCTTATCCAAAAGTACAAGGCGGAAGTCAACTTTATCTGAGCAACACCCTTCAAAAGGTACTAAACAATGGAATGAATGAAATGCGTAATTTTAAAGATGAATTCCTTTCGTTAGAAATTCTTCTTTATGCTTTACTCGATGGAAATGATAGTATTTCCAAATTACTAAACGACAATGGAATAACAAAAGACACACTAAAAAAAGCAATTATGAATTTAAGAGATGGAGAAACAGTTAATTCTCAAGGCAAAGATGGTACATACAAATCCCTTGATAAATTTGCTAATAATTTAAATGAATTAGCAAAAACAGGGAAATTAGACCCAATCATAGGGCGAGATGAAGAAATTCGACGAGTGCTACAGATACTAACTCGTAGAACTAAGAATAATCCTATTATGATAGGTGAACCCGGAGTTGGTAAAACTGCAATTGCTGAAGGAATTGCACAACGTATTGTTTCACAAGACGTACCAGAAAATCTAAAAAGCAAGGTGGTTTATGCACTCGATATGGGAGCCTTAGTTGCTGGTGCAAAATACAAAGGAGAATTCGAAGAACGCTTAAAAGCCGTAATCAACGAGGTTATTAAATCGGATGGAGAGATTATCCTTTTCATAGATGAGATTCATACACTTGTTGGTGCCGGAGGCGGTGGTGAAGGTGCTATGGATGCAGCCAATATTTTAAAACCAGCCTTAGCAAGAGGCGAGTTGAGAGCGGTTGGAGCTACAACCCTCGATGAATATCAAAAGTATTTTGAAAAGGACAAAGCCTTGGTACGTCGTTTCCAAACAGTGTTAATTGATGAGCCCTCTCCTGAAGATGCGATTTCAATTCTGAGAGGTATCAAAGAGAAATACGAAAATCATCACAAGGTATTGATTAAAGATGATGCAATAATTACAGCAGTGGAACTCTCTCAGCGTTATATTACAGACAGACAATTACCAGACAAAGCAATTGACTTAATTGATGAAGCAGCATCCAAACTGAGAATGGAAATTAATTCAAAACCAGAAGAACTGGATGAAATTGAACGTAAAATCATGCAACTTGAGATTGAGCGAGAAGCAATTAAACGTGAAAATGATGAGCAAAAATTGGCTGACTTGAAAGCTGAATTAGCAAATCTTACCGAAAAGAGGGATGAACTAATGGCTAAATGGAAAGCTGAAAAAGATGTATTAGATCAAATTCAAATCTCAAAAGAAGAAATTGAAATTATTAAGTTACAAGCTGAACAAGCTGAACGTGAAGGTAACTATGAAAAAGTTGCTGAATTACGTTATGGAAAAATCAAGGAATTAGAAGATAAGGTGGAGCAAGGAAAAGGAAAATTGGCCGAACTACAATCAGCTGGTAAAATGATTAAAGAAGAAGTTGATGCCGAAGAAGTTGCTGACGTGGTTTCAAAATGGACTGGAATCCCTGTTTCTAAAATGCTGGAAAGTGAACGCGCAAAACTCCTTCGTTTAGAAGATGAATTACGTCACCGTGTTGTTGGACAAGAGGAAGCCATTGAAGCTGTTTCAGATGCCGTACGTAGGAATCGTGCAGGATTACAGAATCCAAGTCGTCCGATTGGCTCTTTCTTATTCATGGGTACAACTGGTGTCGGTAAAACTGAACTTGCAAAAGCTTTAGCTGAATATTTATTTAACGACGAAAATGCCATGACTCGTATTGATATGAGCGAATATCAAGAAAAGCATAGTGTTAGTCGATTAATCGGAGCGCCTCCGGGATACGTTGGATATGATGAAGGTGGTCAGTTGACAGAAGCTGTTAGACGACGCCCCTACTCTATCATTTTACTAGATGAGATTGAAAAGGCACATCACGACGTTTTTAATATCTTATTACAGGTTTTAGACGACGGAAGACTTACTGATAACAAAGGGCGAGTGGTTAACTTTAAAAACACGTTGATAATTATGACCACCAATATGGGAGCAGACATTATACAAAGTAATTTTGAGGGAGCAAAACCCAAAGATCTCCAACTTATTGAAGAAAAAACAAAAAAGGAATTACTGGAGTTTCTCAAACAACAAATCCGCCCAGAATTTTTGAATAGAATCGATGAACAGATATTATTCACGCCTTTGACAGAAACAGATATCCGCCAAATTGTTGAAATACAATTAACTGGATTAAAGAAACAACTCAAAGAAAATAATATCTCCTTAGTTATAAAAGATGATGTTGTAAAATGGATTTCTGAAGTAGGTTTTGACCCTCACTTTGGTGCACGACCAGTAAAACGAGTCATTCAAAAAAACATCTTAAATGAATTGTCGAAAGAGCTGCTTGCACAAACTATTGATATTAATCAAAATGTGGTGGTAGATTTATTCGATGGAAAAGTGGTGTTTAGAAAACCAATTAATGAAGAAGAGGAACATTTGGTGTAAATAAAAAAACAAAGTAATAATTAGAGGAAAGCATAAAACAAATTAGCTTTCCTCTTTTTTGTTGTTACCAATTGGAATAAGTAATATTGGATTTTGATTTAATTTTCAAATGCTAAAGATAGCTTTCCATAATGCGTTTATTCAACCTTTACCAGAAGGACACCGTTTTCCTATGATAAAATATGAGTTACTACCACAACAATTATTATTGGAAGGAACGATTGAACAGGACAACCTATTTCAACCAGGTTTGATCGCTAAGAAAGATGTTTTAGCTGTGCATCAAGAGCAATACTTTGACAACTTATTACAGCTCAAAATCACCCCTAAAGAACAACGTATTTCAGGCTTCCCTCACGATGAAAAACTAATAATCCGTGAACAATTAATCATGGAAGGAACACGCAAATGTGCTGAATACGCCTTACAATACGGTATTTCCATGAATATTGCAGGTGGCACTCATCACGCTTACACGGACCACGGCGAGGGATTTTGCTTATTGAATGATCAAGCTATTGCTATTCAATGGCTACTAAATCAACAATTAGCAAAAAATGTTCTAGTCATAGATTTAGATGTTCATCAAGGAAATGGAACTGCAGAGATTTTTCAAAATACGCCAGAAGTATTTACCTTTAGCATGCATGGAAAAAACAACTATCCACTCAAAAAAGAAGTTTCTGATTTAGACATCCCATTAGTTGATGGCATTAAAGACAAAGATTATCTTTACACATTAGAAAAATCGTTAGATCAAATTCTAACTCATTTTTCACCTGATTTTATATTCTTTCAATCAGGAGTAGATATTCTAGAGACTGATAAATTAGGTCGATTAGCCGTAACACAAGATGGTTGTAAACAAAGGGACCATATTGTATTGAATTTAGCTAAAGAATTAAACGTCCCAATCGTAGTCAGCATGGGAGGAGGATACTCCAAAGAGATCAAACACATCGTAGAGGCCCATGCAAATACTTACAGATTGGCACAAGAAATATACTTTTAGCAATTCATTGAATGAATTATTTAAAAAAACTTTTTCATTTGTAATTGTAAGAATGAAATTTAATTATTATATTTGCCGTCCGATTTAGAAAAAAGAAATTTATATTATAATGAAAAAAGATATACATCCAGAAAATTACCGTGTAGTTGTTTTTAAAGACATGACCAACGATTTTATGTTTTTATCACGTTCTTGTGCTGAATCTAACGAGACAGTGAAATGGGAAGACGGAAACGAGTATCCAATGGTAAAATTGGATATTTCTTACAAATCACATCCTTATTTTACAGGAGTTCAACAATTTGTTGATACAGCTGGTCG includes:
- the xerD gene encoding site-specific tyrosine recombinase XerD, with product MNQWQTYFRGFVNYLHIERGMSENTILAYQNDLDKLITYCEARSISPLQVDLAILKNFVADLFDLGLSARSQARVISGIKQFFDFLILEDALKDDPSALLELPKIGRKLPVYLTIEEIDSLQSAIDLSKPEGHRNKAILETLYSCGLRVSELIDLKFSSIFFDKGFIRVIGKGNKERLVPVSESVEKEITLYVKGTRNFMTIQKGNEDFVFLNRRGKKLTRVMIFTIIKDLAAQIGLKKNISPHTFRHSFATHLIEGGANLRAIQEMLGHESITTTEIYTHLDQSFMREAIISYHPRNRK
- the aroQ gene encoding type II 3-dehydroquinate dehydratase; this encodes MHLHIINGPNLNLLGTRNPEQYGTMSFEDFLDSLNYEDIKITYFQSNIEGEIINELHTSKANGIILNAGGYTHTSVAIRDAVEAITIPVVEVHISNITKRERFRHESLISPVAIGCIFGFGIKGYQLAIEYFQRHL
- a CDS encoding gliding motility-associated C-terminal domain-containing protein, which gives rise to MAGGAGNNGGGSGGNGIQGNINASRHVVNGNAGSNYGGGGGGGNIHLNSWPNSWQRSNGGAGAQGVVIIEYTDNKPAPPIVTSSPATCTKDGSSTIVGYTGNPGDYTFNPAATIGTGGVVIGTAGTTYTVTYTSSPGCSSDPTTFTIPAQLPIPTDPTINVAAPTCSSNGTATIAGYSGNPSNYTITPSAGVSIGAGGVINGLTPGTSYTISATNGSCSSGDVSFIVDPKYDAPDVPTVQITDSDCDNDGSGRLTNHSGSNTYTFNPNHTITFGINGEINGATPGTSYTITATNSNGCTSSSSFTIPTKKPTPPAPVISITAADCGTPGSAQITNYSGSNSYSFNPGGPSIAFGLGSTRNINSATPGTLYTIIATRDGCSSSSTFTVPPAKTVPVSPNPVITAPTCSSNGTGYIQNYSTGVTYVVNPSTASIDIAGNIINATYGQSYTVTAVDNGSGCPSTPATFTINGQLDNPTVTLSAENNEICNGSSVLLTAGGSATSFTWTPGGSTGSTLSVSPTSNTTYSVTGSLSNGCSDTKYVTITVNPTPVINGTPNISPADCNASNGSITGLSASGGTPGYTYSWIDGGGTPSGSNANLTNVPAGAYTLTITDSKGCTDVIGPINITNPNAPNDPNVSTISADCDNNGTATISNYDPNNTYTFSDPNITVNSSGVISGYSYETNYSVTATFAGCTSGTEFFLVEEQLANPIVTITASESEICEGTQVTLTASGADSYSWDTGSSDLSITVNPSTTTTYNLTGTLSNTCTDNTSITITVNPNPSITGTAISLDSDCDIDNGSISGLASSGGTGSLSYSWENTSGTVVGTSADLNGVPAGNYTLTVTDSKGCSDTYGPVTIINPNAPDEPIIDISSATCDNDGSATIDNYDANNTYSFSDPSVTIDASGAISGITAGTTYTVTSTESGCTSTIATFSIDAQYPHPTVNLTADITEICLGEDVTLTASGADDYSWNEGLNDDESHIVSPTGNTTYTVTGTENINGCSSDASITIIIKPEPSIEAWASSIEVCEGDAIHLFADTINPSSDVTYSWTGPNGFTSTDQNPTITPSENDNDGTYYITGTATNGCGIAIDSVTIIVHPVPNSGSLTESEINSCAGSDLTLTITNPDAGTNYVWSYDGDIIGSGNSYDISSPGTSNSGTYTVYAENEFGCHGLVETIEVEITVCDLEIVEAFSPNGDGVNEYFTISNLEAYPNTEIWIYTRWGLEVYHSEDYKNDWDGKSQNSLNLGDDILPEGTYYYLIKLGGEENTPKSGEEIKGFVYLKR
- the yidD gene encoding membrane protein insertion efficiency factor YidD encodes the protein MLRKILIVPFLILIKLYQWVISPLLPANCRYNPTCSHYAIDALKEWGIIKGSWLAIKRISSCHPWGGSGYDPVPKKKEKK
- a CDS encoding glycerophosphodiester phosphodiesterase, with amino-acid sequence MIEPEKIVAHRGAWKDFNLPQNSIQAFLKAQELPIGGIEFDLQYTKDGKIIVHHDDEYRGRMIYQKHYLQLKGLQVLTKESVLSFKKIMKYWEGEKSLWIELKPSGLNDKQKVKFVQKVIQTIGDRLTNIYFISFDLLILKELQKHTVLPCLYLGSDATVDVLLQEGINGLDVEYVDYMNAPELLLEAKKHQLITNAWTVNDLEIAQKLSAMGIDFITTDKLLLLIGKE